The DNA window GTGGGAAATGTCCATAATACCCTCATTCTCACTAATTGACATGGTTTAAGTGATAAACCTATTAGTAAGAATGTGTATTATAATTATCTATTACTCATctcaatttaatttagaattagtaACTGGATAAATATAATACcaggtattacattctcccccccttaaatagaattcgtcctcgaattcaaagAAAACTTACCAGAACAGGTGGGGGTAGGATTCCCGCATCTCTGACTCAAGCTCCCAAgtagcttcctcaggacgcgTCTCATCCCACATCACCTTCACGATAGGTATCTCCTTACTCCGGAGAGTCTTGTTCGCACGCTCCAGAATACAGCAGGGTTGAGGATCATAGGAAAGATCTAGTTCTACTCCAACAGTTTCCGGAAGAATAGGATGAAAAGTATCGGGCACAAACTTCCGAAGTTGAGATACGTGGAAtacgtcatgcagcccggatagtgaaggtgGTAATGCCAACTGATAAGCCACTTCACCTACCCGACTCAAAATCTGATACGGTCCCACATATCTCGGACTAAGTTTACACGttttgaacggtcctcccaaTCTCAATCTTGGAGTGACCTTCAAATACACATGATCACCCACTTCAAATTCCAAAGGTCTCCTCCGCTTGTCCGCATAGTTCTTTTGTCGGTCTTGGGCTTTCTTGAGATTATCTCGGATCATCTTAACTTTCTCGGTGGTTTCTTGtataatctccggtccaagaatactcttctcCCCTACTTCGGCCCAGCACAAAGGTGATCGACATTTTCTCCCGTATAGAGCTTCGtagggagccatacccaaactagcatggtaactgttattgtatgcGAACTCTATCAACGGCAAATGATccttccaactcccaccttcttccAGAATGCAAGCCCTCAACATATCCTCTATCGTCTGGATCGTCCTCTCCGTCTGCCCATCGGTTTGTGGATGGTTTGACGTGCTCATATCCAATCTAGTCCCTAATTCCTTATGAAACACcttccaaaatctcgaagtgaatTTTGGATCACGATCAGACACTATACTGGACGGCACGCCATGCAACCGTACAATCTCTGCTATGAAAAGCCTTGCGAGATGAATCACCTTGTGAGTGGTCTTTACAGGTAAAAAGTGGGCAGACTTGGTCAACCTAtccactattacccatatagaaTCATGCCCGCCTCGGGTACGAGGTAGACCCACaatgaaatccatagagatagaatCCCATTTCCACGTTGGCACCTCCAGTGGTTGTAACATTCCTCCTGGCCTCTGGTGCTCAATCTTAACTTGTTGACAAATGTGACACTGTGCTACATAttctgcaatctccttcttcatacctGGCCACCAAAAATCCtttttcaagtcttgatacattttggtcgacCCAGGATGAATAGAAAACCTGCTCTTGTGTGCTTCATCCAGAATCAAACGCTTTAACTCCGAATCATTCGGTACACACATCCGTTGCTGAAACAAGATTACCCCATCAGGTGCTCTCACAAAATCAGGCATATCTCTGCTTGCTTGCAATTGCTCATCATACCCTTGGGATATCCGAATTCTCTCTCGCAACTCATTCTGAATGCTCAAATTACTGATCAACACACCATTGGGTGTCCATTCAAACTGAAGGTCAAGGTCTCTAAACTTTTCCAATAAGTCATGCTCCAATATTATTAACTCAGCGACTCGAAATTCCTTCCTACTTAACGCATCTGCCACTTTATTAGCCTTCCCTGGATGGTACTtcaattcaaaatcataatctttgaggtactccatccatctcctttgtcgcatattcaactccttctggtcaaagagatatctcaagcttttatgatcactgaacatctcaaagtgaacgccatataggtaatgtcgccacactttgagtgcaaaaactattgcagcaagctcaagatcatgggttgggtaattctcttcatgagatctcaactgccGAGAGGCATAAGCTACCACCTGGCCATCTTGCATCAGTACTCCacctaaacctttcttagaagcgtCACAGTACACCTCATAGGATCGGTTTGGATCCGGAATCACTAACAAGGGTgcagtagtcaacttcttcttaagtttctgGAAGCTTTGTTCACACTCGGAATCccattcaaaagcaacctcctttcGCGTAAGCTTTGTCAATGGTAAGGCTAATTTAGCAAACCCCATGATAAACCTCcggtaataacctgccaaacctaagaagcttctgactTCAATTACACTCTTTGGCCTATCCCAATTCACcactgcttctactttagaaggatccactgctacgcctcctcctgagatgacgtgaccaagaaaacttacttcggatagccaaaactcacacttactgaATTTGGCATACAGCTGTTTCTCTCGAAGAGTAGATAACACGATCCGCAAGTGTTCTTCATGATCTTCAGGAGTACGAGAATAcacaagaatgtcatcaatgaagatcactacgaactgatccagatatggctgaaagattcgattcatgtaatccatgaaaactgccggagcattagtcacaccaaaaggcataactaaaaactcgtagtgaccatatcgagtcctgaatgcagtcttaggtaCATCCGAACTCTTCACTCGGATCTGATGGTATcctgacctaagatcaatcttcgagaacacactggctcctttcaactgatctaggaggtcatcaattCGTGGCagaggatatttgttctttatggtaacTTTGTTCAGCTGACGGTAATCAATGCACAGGCGCATACTTccgtccttcttctttaccaaaagaacaggagctccccatggagaaacactgggttgGATAAAATGCTTAGTAAGAAGCTCTTCCAATTGACGCTtcagttctctgagttcaataggagacatcctgtaaggagtgatggaaactggggcagttccaggaacaagatcaattgagaattccgcttccctttctggaggaagagaagtgatgtcctcaggaaacacatcaggaaattcacacaccaccggAATCTCCGACAATTCAACTCTCACAGAAGGTTCTTTGGAAAGAACCAAAAGAAaggatctttcttgagaaaagagataattaaccgtgctgattgtaccttctatcaacttggtaattgcatcgtcggaagaagtctcttcagcaggaatgaatatggccttctctttgcaaccaatgtacaccgagttaagagacaaccaatccatcccTAGAATGACATCAAGCTTCTTGAGGGGTAAACAAATTAGATCAATTGGGTACTCGCGACCATTAAAAGAGACTGAACAATCTTTACAGATTAGTTGAGCTTCCACGGTATCATCAATTGCCGAAGAAATAATCATGGGTTCAGGTAACAGAATAACCTCCAAACCAAGTCGGTAGACGCACTCGGTGGAGATAAAAGAATGAgtggctccacaatcaactaaaacacataatggttgattgttaacataacacgtacccgcaatgagaTTGTTGTTTCCCTTGGCCTTCCTTGAATCCAAAGTGTAAACACGACCTGCAGTCTTCTCAGGAATCCTCCTTTGTGGACAGCGTGGAGCTATGTGGCCCTGCTCGCCACATCTAAAACAAGTCACAGAACCAAGCTGGCAATCTCCAGTATGCTTCCTTCCACACCTACGACAATGAGGCGGTTGAGTCGATTGGTCACCATAAacctgcttcttctttggtggagGGTTACGGGGCCTCAAGTGTTGAGTAGATCTCCCTTGCTCTCTGAAATTAGCCctgttctggttcctctcttcttgaacccttttcaaactgttttcagcaACATAACACTGCCTTAGACATTCGGCATAAGTAGTGAACTCTCTTTGAGAAACGctatgagcaatgtcggccctcaaTCCCATCATAAACTGATCGatcttccatagttcatctgGAGCATAAACAGCCTGCCGGGAGTAATCAGCCAAATCCTCGAACTTCTCTGCATATTCTGAAACAGTCATGTCACTTTGTTTGAAGTTCTGAAATTCTCTCTCCTTTTGGGTCCTCACGCTATTAGGGAAGTACTTCTCCAAGAATGCCACTTTGAAGTGCTGCCAATCCTTAGGAATCCCTTGGGTGGTGAAATAAGTGGatgcagtgttccaccacctaagagctggccccttcatcttctgagtagcaaagatcaccttctcttcttcAGTACACTGAATAGCTTGAAACACCCTCTCCATACCAGCTAGCCAATCATGAGCCAAGAGGGAATCAAGTCCGCCAACAAACTCTGGAGGATCCATCCTGAAGAAGGCACGAAAATCAGGTCCAGCTGCAGCTTGAGGAACGGGAGCTTGAGTAGGAGGTTGTTGCCCCTGCATTCCTTGCATCATTTGAGCCATCATTTGGTTCTGCTGCatcatctgttgcatcatctgctgCCAAGGCACGCCTGCACCTCCGGCTTCTTGCTCGGGCTCCACATGCCTagttctgggccttccgggacctctgcgttgctcagccatctccctgtctgtcctacgcatgggatcaagttgatcaggctcaataccataaataagacataaggaatcttactgattatacacatatgaggcagaattgtactgcattatgatgtgtcttagcaaagtcgaggatcgacctgctctgataccaactgtaacacctcacacatatttgtctagaataatatgcataaagtattataaatGGTTCATAAGGCAACAATTACATAATGTTTTGCAGCAGAAATTAGAAGTGTACGAATacaaagccgaatgtatcatggccaaaacacAAGTACATCATAAAAGTACATGTCCAAAATACATAAACTATCAAGCACGATAGAAACTAAAAGAAacatccaagcatcgccaagagatctaatccatctttcccttaccgcgatcttgcctcgaaccacctgaaaaaatataattggaatgggatgagattactaaatctcagtgagtccgcctatcctattagttcactcggatctaaagggaacatacaaGCAAACGGATCCGCCGTGGGTCCGTGGTTTTCCTCACGGTCAGGTACAAATACACAACAAGGGCAATATCATCAATGGAAGTCCCAtgactaaccaatgagatattatTAAGCACGCAAACAACACACAAGTGTAAAGTTGCTAGCACAATCACGTCGCAATGATTGTACCAACCCACCGGAGAGGACCTACTGatattgcctatgtggcatcaATAGGGGTGAATAAGCAAGTGATCTTACCGATATGGTATCACTATCTCACCGTACCAACATCCGATGTTTTCCTGCCAGAGGAAATGCCTTTTTCAGTACAtggtgagtatacaccagatcattcccaccaAGCACTAGCATTTCTTTAGGTAACACGATGAGTATACACTAGATCATTCCCATCGAGTACCCACATATATCATACCgatcaatgagtatacaccagatcattctcATTGAGAGCGGTGAATATGCCCGGCTATCCCTTTCcaccaatgagtatacaccagatcattcccacgtGGAAGGGGGCATAAAGATGACAATATATATGCAGCAATAATACAGCCATCAAGAATAAAGGAGAAAAATTCAGTCCAAAATACATATGCTTCACATGTTATCAATGTCGCACATAACAGAAGGTACGTCAGATATAtcgaaaaatatcatttttacaccaaagctaattttcctagataatACATCTAactagctttctaacggtatataGTACGCGTCAATCGGACGTACGAGgtgggagatatgaatttcccaAGTTTCTGAATTTTGCTTCtgcgcccagtgtaaccggttacaccaggaaccgtaaccggttacggtcacgcaaaaagcccagattctcagtttttcaacagcgtaaccggttacaccaaaacccgtaaccggttacactgaaccagaacCATTTTTCTGCATTTCCTGAATCTATACCAGTCCCAAAAAGTGCTTCTAAATTAATCCCTTACATTGCTAACCAAATTCCCACGAATTAAAGACATGCATCAGGTTCAGAAACATCAACCAACAAGGATATAAGCAGACATAACATGATCAGTACCATTAATTCAAGAATGATCACACAATCCCTAAATCCCCAAATAAAACCCAACATGCAACCCATGgtttctatctaaggactcaccttagagAAGAATCAAAGGATGATAATGGAGATGCTGAAGCAAGATGATGATAGAAATAAGGATTCGGAACAGAATCTGGTGCATGCAAGGAGGTGAGCTTGTACCAAGTTTGAGACCTTTTCTCCTCTTCCTCTCTTCCCACgttctcttcttctctcttcacAAAAACAAATTCTGGTTTTTTGCTTCAATAAGATTAGCAACATAAAAGCCAAACACACCTTAATTCTCATTTAAGTGGGAAATGTCCATAATACCCTCATTCTCACTAATTGACATGGTTTAAGTGATAAACCTATTAGTAAGAATGTGTATTATAATTATCTATTACTCATctcaatttaatttagaattagtaACTGGATAAATATAATACCAGGTATTACAGAAAAACTAGTCGAATGACTTATTCTCAAAACCTAGAACTCAGTTAATATGATATATTAGTATAGTTAATTATTCAATGTTTCTTGTTTGATAAGGCGAAGTCCATAGCTCGCCAGTGTATGAATCCTCCCAAAGATTTATTTTTTATATCCATTGGACCGTACTTTTCCCTTGCAATGGCATAGGTTTTTAATGAGGCGCCCCGTCTTCTTAACTATCTGGTGATATGGTAAATGGTATGCTAGACCATCAAAGAAGTATCATTTTCGTATATAAGACAACTATATGATGGGCCTTCAATAAAGGATCCTTTCCACCTATAAGGATACTGTATTTCGGACCTTCAATGAAGGATTTTTGCTGCCTATGAGGTAATTGTACGTTGGACCTTCAATCGAGTATCCATGCTTCCTATAAGGCAATTGTATGTTGGATCTTCTATGATGGATCCTTGTCGCTTATGAGACAATTGTATGTCAGACCTTCAACAAAGGATCCTTGTTGTCTATAAGGCAATTGTAAGTTAGACCTTCAATGAATGAGCCTTGTCACCTATATAGCATAATACTATTATAGTCCTCATCAACATTGAGATACACACACATAGGACAACTGATTATGAAGAAAGAAATCCAAAACAAGGTCATTCTTCATAAGGTCCGAGTGTTTTGGTTGATAAACCTTGAAGGACCTACAAAGGGCCTATAGAaggaaaatgacaaaaatataatttaaaggaCTCGTCCAAGCTCCATCCAAGGAACAACAAACACTGATATTGCAAAAATGAACAATCTCTATGGGACTCGAGTGTCTATGCCTCACCGGACGGGCTTAACTATCTAAGTCTTGCTGAAGGAATCGAAATTCTAAGTCTCGCTTGAGGGACTCGAGTGTCTAAGTC is part of the Vicia villosa cultivar HV-30 ecotype Madison, WI linkage group LG2, Vvil1.0, whole genome shotgun sequence genome and encodes:
- the LOC131650078 gene encoding uncharacterized protein LOC131650078, which codes for MAQMMQGMQGQQPPTQAPVPQAAAGPDFRAFFRMDPPEFVGGLDSLLAHDWLAGMERVFQAIQCTEEEKHFKVAFLEKYFPNSVRTQKEREFQNFKQSDMTVSEYAEKFEDLADYSRQAVYAPDELWKIDQFMMGLRADIAHSVSQREFTTYAECLRQCYVAENSLKRVQEERNQNRANFREQGRSTQHLRPRNPPPKKKQVYGDQSTQPPHCRRCGRKHTGDCQLGSVTCFRCGEQGHIAPRCPQRRIPEKTAGRVYTLDSRKAKGNNNLIAGYSVT